A stretch of Arachis hypogaea cultivar Tifrunner chromosome 15, arahy.Tifrunner.gnm2.J5K5, whole genome shotgun sequence DNA encodes these proteins:
- the LOC112747696 gene encoding aconitate hydratase 1, with product MAATANPFQSILKTLQKPGGAGDFGSYFSLPALNDPRIDKLPYSIRILLESAIRNCDEFQVKKHDVEKIIDWENSAPKQVEIPFKPARVLLQDFTGVPAVVDLACMRDAMNKLGGDSNRINPLVPVDLVIDHSVQVDVARSENAVQANMELEFQRNKERFGFLKWGSTAFNNMLVVPPGSGIVHQVNLEYLGRVVFNTNGVLYPDSVVGTDSHTTMIDGLGVAGWGVGGIEAEAAMLGQPMSMVLPGVVGFKLLGKLRSGVTATDLVLTVTQMLRKHGVVGKFVEFYGEGMSELPLADRATIANMSPEYGATMGFFPVDHVTLQYLKLTGRSDETVSMIESYLRANKMFVDYNEPQVERVYSSYLELKLEDVEPCVSGPKRPHDRVPLKEMKVDWHACLNNKVGFKGFAIPTESQNKVAEFTFNGTKAHLRHGDVVIAAITSCTNTSNPYVMLGAALVAKKACDLGLEVKPWIKTSLAPGSGVVTKYIERSGLQKYLNQLGFHIVGYGCTTCIGNSGDINEAVASAITENDIVAAAVLSGNRNFEGRVHPLTRANYLASPPLVVAYALAGTVDIDFETEPIGITKDGERIFFKDIWPSSEEIASVVQSSVLPDMFRETYNAITKGNPMWNNLSVPTGTLYSWDPSSTYIHEPPYFKNMTMSPPGGHGVKNAYCLLNFGDSITTDHISPAGSIHKDSPAAKYLMERGVDRRDFNSYGSRRGNDEVMARGTFANIRIVNKLLNGEVGPKTIHIPSGEKLSVFDAAMKYKSEGHDMIILAGAEYGSGSSRDWAAKGPMLLGVKAVISKSFERIHRSNLVGMGIIPLCFKSGEDADSLGLTGRERYTIDLPNISEIRPGQDVTVVTDDGKKFATTLRFDTEVELAYFSHGGILQYVIRNLINAKH from the exons ATGG CGGCGACTGCAAACCCCTTCCAGAGCATTCTGAAGACGCTTCAGAAGCCTGGTGGTGCTGGTGACTTCGGAAGCTACTTTAGCTTGCCAGCTCTTAATGATCCAAGAATTg ATAAACTTCCTTACTCTATCAGGATACTTTTGGAATCTGCGATTCGTAACTGTGATGAGTTTCAAGTTAAGAAGCATGACGTTGAAAAAATTATTGATTGGGAGAATTCTGCTCCCAAACAGGTGGAAATTCCATTCAAGCCGGCTAGAGTGCTGCTGCAG GATTTTACTGGTGTGCCTGCtgttgttgatcttgcttgcatGCGAGACGCAATGAACAAGCTTGGTGGCGATTCTAATAGAATTAATCCCTTG GTACCAGTAGATCTTGTCATTGATCACTCAGTTCAGGTTGATGTTGCGAGATCAGAAAATGCTGTTCAGGCAAATATGGAACTTGAATTTCAGAGGAACAAGGAAAGATTTGGTTTCCTCAAGTGGGGTTCAACTGCATTCAATAACATGCTTGTTGTTCCTCCCGGATCAGGAATAGTTCACCAG GTCAATTTAGAATACCTCGGTAGAGTGGTGTTCAACACGAATGGTGTGCTTTATCCAGACAGTGTTGTGGGAACTGATTCACACACAACTATGATTGATGGCTTGGGTGTTGCTGGGTGGGGAGTTGGTGGAATTGAAGCAGAAGCTGCTATGCTCGGCCAG CCCATGAGCATGGTCCTACCAGGTGTTGTTGGATTTAAATTATTAGGAAAACTACGAAGTGGCGTGACGGCTACTGATTTGGTGTTGACTGTTACTCAAATGCTAAGGAAACACGGGGTTGTTGGCAAGTTTGTGGAGTTTTACG GGGAAGGCATGAGTGAGCTACCTTTGGCAGATCGTGCCACCATAGCAAACATGTCTCCTGAATATGGTGCAACCATGGGCTTCTTTCCTGTTGATCATGTCACTTTGCAATATCTGAAGTTGACAGGAAGAAGTGATGAAACT GTTTCCATGATAGAATCCTATTTACGAGCCAATAAGATGTTTGTGGACTACAATGAG CCTCAAGTGGAGAGAGTGTACTCATCATATTTGGAGCTCAAACTTGAGGATGTAGAACCTTGTGTCTCAGGTCCAAAGAG GCCTCATGATCGTGTCCCTTTGAAAGAAATGAAGGTAGATTGGCATGCCTGCCTCAACAATAAAGTTGGGTTTAAG GGTTTTGCCATACCAACAGAATCTCAAAATAAGGTTGCAGAGTTCACATTCAATGGGACAAAAGCACATCTTAGGCATGGGGATGTTGTTATAGCTGCTATCACCAGCTGTACAAATACCTCAAACCCTTATGTAATGCTTGGAGCTGCACTGGTTGCAAAGAAAGCATGTGACTTGGGATTGGAG GTGAAGCCATGGATTAAAACAAGTCTTGCTCCAGGTTCCGGTGTTGTAACTAAATATATAGAGAGGAG TGGCTTGCAGAAGTATTTGAACCAGCTAGGTTTTCATATAGTTGGGTATGGATGCACCACATGCATTGGTAATTCAGGGGATATTAATGAAGCTGTGGCTTCTGCAATTACTGAAAATG ATATTGTAGCTGCAGCTGTCTTGTCTGGAAATAGGAACTTTGAGGGCCGAGTTCATCCATTAACAAGGGCTAATTATCTTGCTTCGCCTCCTCTTGTTGTTGCCTATGCACTTGCTGGCACA GTTGACATTGACTTTGAAACTGAACCTATTGGAATAACCAAGGATGGAGAGAGGATATTCTTCAAGGATATTTGGCCATCCAGTGAAGAAATTGCAAGT GTTGTACAATCAAGTGTGCTGCCAGATATGTTTAGGGAAACATATAATGCGATCACCAAGGGCAATCCCATGTGGAATAATCTCTCTGTTCCCACTGGCACTCTTTATTCCTGGGACCCTTCATCAACATATATTCATGAGCCACCTTACTTTAAGAACATGACCATGTCTCCACCCGGTGGACACGGAGTGAAGAATGCTTACTGTTTGCTCAATTTTGGGGATAGTATTACGACTGACCACATCTCTCCAGCTGGTAGCATACATAAAGATAGTCCTGCTGCCAAATACCTTATGGAGCGTGGGGTTGACAGACGAGATTTCAACTCCTATGGAAGTCGCCGTGGTAACGATGAGGTGATGGCACGAGGAACTTTTGCTAATATTCGCATCGTCAACAAACTCTTGAATGGAGAAGTTGGACCAAAAACAATCCATATTCCTTCTGGGGAGAAGTTATCTGTCTTTGATGCTGCAATG AAATACAAGAGCGAGGGGCATGATATGATTATTTTAGCTGGTGCTGAGTATGGAAGTGGAAGTTCCCGTGATTGGGCTGCAAAGGGGCCGATGCTACTG GGTGTGAAAGCTGTCATATCAAAAAGCTTTGAAAGGATTCACCGAAGTAATTTGGTGGGAATGGGTATTATCCCTCTATGTTTCAAGTCCGGGGAGGATGCCGATAGTCTTGGATTGACTGGTCGTGAGCGGTACACCATTGATCTTCCGAACATAAGTGAAATCCGACCTGGTCAAGATGTCACAGTGGTGACAGATGATGGGAAGAAGTTTGCAACTACTCTAAGATTCGATACAGAG
- the LOC112747699 gene encoding protein ALP1-like — protein sequence MDPKQKMKVIACLILHFELMNDLMVKLLMICYILIILQLKKKKRKWNDSYSRQVIRDVSVDRIIYFSDLACIENTRMDRCAFHALCNMLKRVGRLEPSRNMGVEEMVAMFLHIIAHDVKIRVIKRQFVRSEETISRRFNDVLLAILRCHNLLLKKPQPFSQYRMDERWKWFKDCLGALDGTHIKVNVLEADKPRYRNRKGDITTNVLGVVAPDMQFIYVLAGWEGSAADSRVLRDALFRNGFSVPQGHYYLCDAGYMNCEGFLAPYRGQKYHLSEFNPHNQPSTAQEFFNMKHSQARNVIERAFGVLKAR from the exons ATGGATCCCAAACAGAAGATGAAAGTTATTGCCTGCTTGATTTTACATTTTGAATTAATGAATGACCTTATGGTTAAGTTGTTGATGATTTGCTATATTTTGATTATATtgcaattgaaaaaaaagaaaagaaaatggaatgaTAGTTATAGTAGGCAAGTAATAAGAGATGTTAGTGTtgatagaattatttattttagtgatCTAGCATGTATAGAAAACACAAGAATGGATAGATGTGCTTTTCATGCATTGTGTAACATGCTTAAAAGGGTTGGAAGGTTAGAACCAAGTAGGAATATGGGTGTGGAAGAAATGGTTGCcatgtttttacatattatagCACATGACGTCAAAATTAGAGTAATAAAGAGACAATTTGTGAGATCTGAAGAAACAATTAGTAGGCGGTTTAATGATGTATTGCTTGCTATTTTGAGATGTCATAATCTCTTACTGAAGAAACCTCAACCATTTAGCCAGTATAGAATGGATGAACGATGGAAATGGTTTAAG GATTGCCTAGGAGCCTTAGATGGTACTCATATCAAAGTCAATGTCCTTGAGGCTGACAAGCCTAGATATCGAAACAGAAAAGGTGACATAACAACCAATGTGCTTGGAGTGGTTGCTCCCGATATGCAATTTATCTACGTACTGGCGGGTTGGGAGGGTTCAGCTGCGGATTCTAGGGTATTGCGAGATGCACTATTTCGCAATGGGTTTAGTGTTCCCCAAG GTCATTATTACTTATGTGATGCTGGATATATGAATTGTGAAGGATTTTTGGCACCTTATAGAGGACAAAAATATCATTTGAGTGAGTTTAATCCACATAATCAACCCAGTACAGCTCAAGAGTTTTTTAATATGAAACACTCACAAGCTAGGAATGTCATTGAAAGGGCATTTGGAGTATTGAAAGCAAGATGA